Proteins from a genomic interval of Gadus macrocephalus chromosome 2, ASM3116895v1:
- the mettl22 gene encoding methyltransferase-like protein 22 translates to MDRIVFHHDTVLSDIHLLLPNDRHLMARLNRVGQPVFTTKFKILWRGEAADTWERGSASETEEDDVGSVHEEEEEKEEEDEAAASGEPDEEEDEDEPDLDDDGDLKVSRRPKAGPPEGRRRAEVYPVILRQSSAAPEDAGDEEGEDGDQPDVIRIEHTMATSLQDVGKQVWRGAFLLADYIYSHASVFRNATVLELGAGTGLTSIIMATAAKRVYSTDVGEDLLSMCQRNATLNKHLLAAEGELKVRQLDWLKDDLCTEEEEEFSWTEEEVADLYDNTSVIIAADVCYDDDLTDGFFRTVYRLCNSMTKPCTIYLSLEKRMNFTLRHMDVSCDAYDYFSHCLRQLEALRDGPQRFHVEPLATSFPQCLQYERIEHLELWKVTSTPTGGHQRGGKDPPPPTQSPRPGPGPGPGPGPGPGPGPGPGPDPGPGPDP, encoded by the exons ATGGACCGGATTGTCTTCCACCATGACACGGTGCTGTCGGATATCCACCTCCTACTGCCCAACGACCGGCACCTCATGGCCCGCCTCAACCGCGTAGGACAGCCAG TGTTCACCACTAAATTCAAGATCCTATGGAGAGGCGAGGCAGCGGACACCTGGGAGCGGGGTTCTGCCAGTGAAACGGAAGAAGACGATGTTGGCTCTGtacatgaagaggaagaggagaaggaggaggaggatgaggctgCAGCCAGCGGGGAGCCcgatgaggaagaagatgaagacGAGCCAGACCTAGATGACGATGGGGACCTCAAGGTATCGCGCAG GCCGAAGGCCGGCCCCCCTGAGGGCCGCCGGCGGGCGGAGGTGTACCCCGTCATCCTCCGGCAGTCCTCGGCCGCCCCGGAGGACGCCGGcgacgaggagggggaggacggcGATCAGCCCGACGTCATCAGGATCG AGCACACCATGGCAACCAGCCTCCAAGACGTTGGCAAACAG GTGTGGCGCGGGGCCTTCCTCTTGGCAGACTACATCTACTCCCATGCGTCTGTGTTCCGGAACGCCACTGTGTTGGAGCTGGGGGCGGGAACTGGCCTGACCAGCATCATCATGGCCACCGCGGCCAAAAGGGTTTACAGCACAG ATGTGGGTGAGGACCTCTTAAGTATGTGTCAGAGAAATGCAACATTGAACAAACATCTTCTAGCAGCAGAAG GCGAGCTCAAAGTCAGACAACTGGACTGGCTCAAAGATGATCTTTGTAcag aggaggaggaggagttcagctGGACTGAAGAGGAGGTGGCAGACCTCTACGACAACACCAGCGTCATCATCGCCGCAGACG TTTGCTATGACGACGATTTAACGGACGGCTTCTTCCGAACCGTGTACCGACTGTGCAACAGTATGACCAAGCCTTGCACTATCTACCTCTCTCTAGAGAAACG GATGAACTTCACCCTGCGCCACATGGACGTGTCCTGCGACGCCTACGACTACTTCAGCCACTGCCTGCGCCAGCTGGAGGCTCTGAGGGACGGGCCGCAGCGCTTCCACGTGGAGCCCCTGGCCACCTCCTTCCCTCAGTGCCTGCAGTACGAACGCATCGAGCATCTG GAGCTGTGGAAGGtgacctccacccccactggGGGGCACCAGCGGGGGGGCAAGGACCCTCCCCCCCCGACCCAAAGCCCccgtcctggtcctggtcctggtcctggtcctggtcctggtcctggtcctggtcctggtcctggtcctgatcctggtcctggtcctgatcCCTGA